Proteins found in one Populus alba chromosome 14, ASM523922v2, whole genome shotgun sequence genomic segment:
- the LOC140954537 gene encoding uncharacterized protein, with product MTLALNSKNKLGFVNGTIKAPSEEINHEEYAAWSRCNDMVHSWIINTLNPEISDSVIYYSTANEVWEDLHERFSQSNAPRIFEIQRDIACLRQEQLSISTYYTKLKGLWDELSSYNDTMQGTQQEQQKLMQFLMGLNDSYSAIRGQILLMNPLPSIRQAYSSISQEEKQRFLSSTLTGDCSGNSAAMAVQHNNSRRTGNFDARTGRPERFHHSYGSHDFRLHEKSPENNSGGRRFQHDRRRSGGGRGRPYCSHCGEAGHWIQTCYELHGYPPGHPKTRYGSMSKQFSTKNPVANHVSKEASPENGQPLIGISQEQLKQLLSLLDNKNDGPSSRANVVSKPGLSEITSRSWIIDSGATDHISSKIFSDKHNKCTLPPVLLPSGEKAKIVAKGSGYEEDDWFG from the exons ATGACTCTGGCcttaaattccaaaaataaattagggtTCGTCAATGGCACAATCAAAGCTCCCTCAGAAGAAATCAATCATGAAGAATATGCAGCATGGTCTCGGTGCAACGATATGGTTCATTCTTGGATCATCAATACTCTTAACCCAGAAATCTCAGATAGTGTCATCTACTACTCAACTGCTAATGAAGTATGGGAAGATCTACATGAACGATTCTCCCAAAGCAATGCACCCCGCATCTTTGAAATTCAACGAGACATTGCTTGCCTCCGGCAAGAACAACTCTCAATCTCTACATATTACACGAAATTGAAAGGATTGTGGGATGAGCTATCCTCCTATAACGACACAATGCAGGGAACACAACAAGAACAACAAAAATTGATGCAATTTTTAATGGGATTGAATGATTCTTACAGTGCCATTCGCGGACAGATCTTGCTAATGAATCCCCTCCCTTCAATTCGTCAAGCATACTCCTCAATCTCACAAGAAGAGAAACAACGATTCCTAAGCTCAACGCTTACAGGTGATTGTTCTGGTAACAGTGCCGCCATGGCAGTACAACACAACAACAGTAGAAGAACTGGCAATTTTGATGCAAGAACAGGGAGACCGGAGCGATTCCACCATTCATATGGATCACATGATTTCAGATTGCACGAAAAATCACCAGAAAATAACAGTGGAGGACGACGATTTCAACATGACAGACGGCGCTCTGGCGGAGGCAGAGGACGCCCTTATTGTTCACACTGTGGAGAAGCGGGTCACTGGATACAGACCTGTTATGAATTACATGGGTACCCGCCGGGTCACCCAAAGACAAGGTATGGGTCAATGTCAAAACAGTTCAGCACAAAAAATCCAGTAGCTAATCATGTGTCCAAAGAAGCCTCTCCAGAAAATGGACAACCACTTATCGGGATTTCACAGGAACAATTGAAACAGCTCCTATCACTTTTAGACAATAAAAATGACGGACCCAGCTCTCGTGCAAATGTCGTATCTAAACCAGGTTTGTCTGAAATCACATCCCGCAGTTGGATCATTGATAGCGGAGCGACAGATCACATTTCTTCTAAGATATTTTCTGACAAGCATAACAAATGCACATTACCTCCAGTACTACTGCCTAGTGGAGAAAAGGCTAAAATTGTTGCAAAGG GATCTGGTTACGAGGAGGATGATTGGTTTGGGTAA
- the LOC118041064 gene encoding uncharacterized protein: MAFSLCSTKTLLFLFLISAIPIAFIISMELAKPPTHVYHYHSSGFFRECAKWDDLNRRFLVSFMEGGIGEIAVPEDHGSSLEEAVLKEVTVVKDPDLTGNSSLGIVVDRPRNRLLVAISDILGNNYNALAAYDLSTWDRLFLTKLGGSDNEKSFADDVAVDAEGNAYVTDAKSNKIWKVGADGKFVTFIRNPHFIAKEWYKNLIGLNGIVYHPDGFLIVIHTFSGMLYKIDIAKEDHEVKLIKVAGGSLAFGDGLELLSPTKLVVAGNPSGRLVESSDRWETASVVAKFKGPAHRLAAAATVKDGRVYLNHLLGMGYPKKKHALVEAVFSI; encoded by the exons ATGGCCTTTTCACTCTGCTCTACGAAGACcctcctctttctcttcctcatctcagccaTTCCTATTGCCTTTATTATCTCCATGGAGCTCGCCAAGCCGCCAACCCACGTGTACCACTACCACAGCTCAGGGTTCTTCCGCGAGTGCGCCAAGTGGGATGATCTAAACCGTCGATTCCTCGTCTCCTTCATGGAAGGTGGCATAGGCGAGATCGCCGTCCCCGAAGATCATGGATCGTCATTGGAAGAGGCTGTTTTAAAGGAAGTCACGGTGGTTAAAGACCCTGACTTGACCGGGAACTCTTCTCTTGGTATCGTGGTTGACCGGCCGAGGAATCGCCTTCTGGTGGCGATTAGTGATATATTAGGGAACAACTACAACGCCCTAGCTGCTTATGATTTGTCCACGTGGGATCGTTTGTTTCTTACCAAACTTGGTGGCTCAG ACAACGAGAAATCCTTTGCCGATGATGTAGCAGTTGATGCAGAAGGTAATGCCTATGTCACCGATGCCAAATCCAATAAGATTTGGAAGGTTGGGGCGGATGGGAAGTTCGTAACCTTTATCAGAAATCCACACTTCATTGCGAAGGAGTGGTACAAGAACCTGATTGGGTTAAATGGGATTGTTTACCACCCAGATGGGTTCTTGATTGTCATCCATACCTTTAGTGGCATGTTGTATAAGATTGACATAGCCAAGGAAGATCATGAAGTCAAGTTAATTAAAGTAGCCGGAGGTTCACTTGCATTTGGAGATGGTCTAGAACTCTTGTCTCCAACTAAACTTGTAGTTGCCGGAAATCCTTCCGGGAGATTGGTGGAGAGCTCCGATAGGTGGGAGACGGCGTCTGTTGTGGCAAAGTTCAAGGGGCCTGCGCATAGGttggcagcagcagcaactgtCAAGGATGGGAGGGTTTATCTTAACCACTTGCTTGGTATGGGATACCCCAAAAAGAAGCATGCTCTTGTCGAGGCTGTCTTTTCTATTTGA